From a region of the Zingiber officinale cultivar Zhangliang chromosome 4B, Zo_v1.1, whole genome shotgun sequence genome:
- the LOC121974934 gene encoding uncharacterized protein LOC121974934 has translation MFFSDEAGDGPAILKLQNWGHLKCQLQLSEFSAACISPSKELLLLLSNLEAVLLPLVSGKESCKLANQDDSRSSAAASVLSPIANVQADSFHDVVDWTEVVPFSDIGQKGTYSVFDYYPVISNVNSLAWGHYGDSYGRPEDYSFREFLIVSNNQDITLHAFRNENTDTIESSPEDADANGVWMRWSSIPSPLPNEQFLHSHNKNYFCEIDGKTGNSGKLHIDNQMGDIESSCGRPKSWLCSFLCELDLSESDSKHIGLFPPKSSFPHSADVVSFSIYRSSLAFLAHTCPLNQQESHSGRNLNEILDDEFISELSGNFQSKIKPEDTSYNCSKVFSSSSHKLIGLVLTTSADSSIKSCENSVEYSNHTFVVVIMLHWWGIQWVCSVNLEDSYPGSGRVRPWADFQFSGNYLVCLNSSGLVRMWVADTGQLIAQFDTVQCCEVGRWLPFNGLASFENSNLSDVDHSTNATNIRTFRKLVVTSHSLHLAIVDVHGVVYLVYASDYISEKHQKPKQLIPHSEHSDLGLLAGWKVAGYFVGVQQSFIGLPGAQEFSDSTVLGQYFASTDQVNLKQRVRFKKQFVGEEKQSHTFQSGFGATSSPVNDSRIGNCGSKTSVPMRRIILPLDRVNDDCICLSPFGITRVVKCCNMKEQKGHRVVHTDIHMNCSVLDERDFYSHGKFRRCSSAVNDSFCLGESLGCLFQGFLYLVTSHGLSVVLPSVSVSTALFPYLATRYSPPCDFASCNFDNTSIIATCKPNESLRPWQIEVLDRVVLFDGPREAEHVCLENGWDLREARFRQMQLALQHLKFDVIQQ, from the exons GAAAAGAGTCATGCAAGTTGGCAAACCAGGATGATTCACGTTCATCTGCTGCTGCATCTGTTCTATCACCAATAGCAAATGTTCAAGCAGACTCATTTCATGATGTGGTCGATTGGACAGAAGTTGTTCCCTTTTCTGACATTGGGCAAAAAGGAACTTATTCAGTGTTTGATTATTATCCTGTGATATCTAATGTGAACTCATTGGCTTGGGGACACTATGGTGATTCGTATGGTCGGCCTGAAGATTATAGTTTTAGAGAATTTCTTATTGTCTCAAATAACCAGGACATTACTCTTCATGCTTTTCGCAATGAAAATACCGATACAATTGAATCATCTCCTGAAGATGCAGATGCAAATGGCGTGTGGATGAGGTGGAGTTCCATACCTAGTCCACTGCCAAATGAGCAATTCTTGCATTCTCATAATAAAAACTATTTCTGTGAGATAGATGGGAAAACTGGAAATTCAGGAAAATTACATATTGATAATCAGATGGGGGATATTGAGTCATCATGTGGCAGACCAAAGAGTTGGCTTTGCTCTTTTCTTTGTGAACTGGATCTAAGTGAGTCTGATAGTAAACACATAGGTCTGTTTCCTCCAAAATCATCATTTCCTCATTCCGCGGATGTTGTATCTTTTAGCATATATAGAAGCTCTTTGGCATTTCTTGCTCACACTTGTCCTTTAAATCAACAGGAGAGCCATAGTGGTAGGAATTTAAATGAGATTCTTGATGATGAATTCATATCTGAGTTATCAGGCAACTTTCAATCCAAAATCAAACCAGAAGACACTTCATATAATTGTTCAAAAGTGTTCTCAAGCTCTTCACATAAGTTAATCGGTTTGGTATTAACAACTTCTGCTGACTCTTCTATTAAAAGCTGTGAAAACAGTGTTGAATATTCAAATCACACATTTGTGGTAGTTATTATGTTACACTGGTGGGGCATACAGTGGGTTTGTTCTGTTAACCTTGAGGATTCATATCCTGGCTCTGGTCGAGTTCGGCCATGGGCCGATTTTCAGTTTTCAGGCAACTATCTTGTTTGCCTTAACAGCTCTGGTTTGGTCAGAATGTGGGTTGCAGATACTGGTCAGCTCATAGCGCAGTTCGATACTGTACAGTGCTGTGAAGTGGGTAGATGGTTGCCATTTAATGGGCTTGcatcttttgaaaattcaaatttaagtgATGTTGACCACAGTACCAATGCCACAAATATTAGAACTTTCAGAAAATTGGTGGTGACTTCACACTCATTGCATCTAGCCATAGTCGATGTGCATGGGGTAGTTTATTTAGTTTATGCTAGTGACTATATCTCAGAAAAGCACCAGAAGCCTAAACAATTGATACCTCATTCTGAGCACTCTGATCTTGGCTTGTTGGCTGGTTGGAAGGTTGCTGGTTATTTTGTAGGTGTTCAACAGTCATTTATTGGTCTACCTGGTGCCCAGGAATTTTCCGATTCAACTGTGCTAGGTCAATATTTTGCAAGTACAGATCAGGTTAATCTTAAGCAAAGAGTAAGATTCAAAAAACAGTTTGTAGGTGAAGAAAAGCAATCACATACATTTCAAAGTGGTTTTGGTGCTACTAGTTCACCAGTAAATGATAGTAGAATTGGTAACTGTGGATCCAAAACCTCTGTTCCTATGCGAAGAATTATTTTACCTTTAGACAGAGTAAATGATGACTGTATCTGCCTTTCACCCTTTGGTATTACTAGGGTTGTCAAATGCTGCAATATGAAGGAACAGAAGGGGCACAGAGTTGTCCACACTGACATCCACATGAATTGTTCAGTACTTGACGAAAGAGACTTCTATTCACATGGGAAATTCAGAAGGTGCTCTTCTGCTGTAAATGATTCTTTTTGTCTTGGAGAATCACTTGGTTGTCTTTTTCAGGGGTTCTTGTATCTGGTTACTTCACATGGCCTCTCTGTTGTTCTACCTTCAGTTTCGGTTTCAACTGCATTGTTCCCTTATTTAGCAACTAGATATTCACCACCATGTGATTTTGCTAGTTGCAACTTcgataatacaagcataatagcGACATGCAAACCTAATGAGTCATTGAGGCCTTGGCAAATTGAAGTTTTAGATAGAGTTGTATTATTTGATGGGCCTAGAGAAGCTGAGCACGTCTGTTTGGAGAATG GATGGGACCTTAGAGAGGCTCGATTTCGTCAGATGCAGTTGGCTTTGCAGCACTTAAAATTTGATGTAATACAACAGTAA
- the LOC121978190 gene encoding callose synthase 9-like, producing MRTPETNWERLVRAALRLERLGVVVSEQQPVSGVAGNVPSSLTNNTHIDEILRAADEIEDEDPNIARILCEHAYSLAQNLDPNSEGRGVLQFKTGLMSVIKQKLAKRDGRTIDRSQDIARLQEFYKHYREKNKVDELREDEMKMRESGVFSGNLGELERKTLKRKKVFATLRVLGTVLEELTREMAPDAVQNLISEEMKRVMEKDAAMTEDVIPYNIIPLDTQSITNAIVNLPEVKAAILSLKYYANLPKLPSDFSLPATRSADVLDLLHYVFGFQKDNVSNQREHIVHLLANEQSRFGCVLGSEPKIDETAVTSVFKKSLENYTKWCNYLPLQPVWNNMENLSREKKLLYVSLYFLIWGEAANIRFLPECLCYIFHHMARELEEILRQPIAQSAKSCISPDGVSFLSQLIFPLYDVIAAEAANNDNGRAPHSAWRNYDDFNEFFWSLRCFQLGWPWMLSSPFFTKPSKNTMGILSSGGSKHYGKTSFVEHRTFLHLYHSFHRLWIFLFMMFQGLTIIAFNNGVNSTTIKQVLSLGPTYVVMKFIESVLDILMMYGAFSTSRRSAVTRIFGRFLWFSVASFAVCYFYIKALQDGSSSAAFRIYIFMIGIYAAYNLFIGFLVRIPFCHRLTDLCYRWRIVRLVRWLHQEHYYVGQGMYERTIDYIKYVLFWLVILGGKFSFAYFLQIKPLVSPTKTIVNFRDLQYSWHDLMSRNNHNALTILSLWAPVFAVSVVLICCFLCFLLQIAAFEHHYGKNKSYPVLVGFLMNHFLADLLTMLMNYFRYLTDVYRGVKT from the exons ATGAGGACGCCGGAGACCAACTGGGAGAGGCTGGTCAGGGCAGCGTTGCGCCTGGAGCGGTTGGGCGTAGTCGTTAGCGAGCAGCAGCCCGTCAGTGGCGTCGCAGGAAATGTCCCGTCCTCCCTGACAAACAACACACATATCGACGAGATATTGAGAGCGGCAGACGAGATTGAAGATGAGGACCCTAACATTGCGAGAATTT TATGTGAGCATGCATATTCCTTGGCACAAAATTTGGATCCTAACAGCGAGGGTAGAGGTGTGCTACAATTCAAAACTGGCTTGATGTCAGTCATAAAG CAAAAACTTGCCAAGAGGGATGGTCGAACAATAGATCGTAGCCAGGACATTGCTCGTTTACAGGAATTCTATAAACATTACAGAGAGAAGAACAAAGTTGATGAATTGCGTGAAGATGAGATGAAGATGAGGGAGTCGGGTGTTTTTAGTGGCAACCTTGGAGA GTTGGAAAGGAAGACTTTAAAGAGAAAGAAGGTGTTTGCAACTTTGAGAGTCCTGGGAACGGTGCTGGAGGAGCTTACCAGGGAGATGGCTCCTGATGCTGTTCAGAATTTGATATCAGAAGAG ATGAAGCGTGTGATGGAAAAAGATGCTGCAATGACTGAGGATGTAATTCCTTATAATATTATTCCACTTGATACACAATCCATTACAAATGCCATTGTCAATTTACCAGAG GTGAAAGCAGCAATATTATCTTTGAAGTACTATGCCAACCTTCCTAAGCTTCCTAGTGATTTTTCACTTCCTGCTACAAGGAGTGCTGATGTGCTTGACTTGTTGCATTATGTTTTCGGGTTCCAG AAAGATAATGTCAGTAATCAACGGGAACATATAGTTCACCTTCTTGCCAATGAGCAGTCAAGGTTTGGGTGTGTTTTAGGCAGTGAACCT AAAATAGATGAAACTGCTGTAACCAGTGTCTTCAAAAAGTCTCTTGAGAACTATACCAAGTGGTGCAACTATTTGCCGCTTCAGCCAGTATGGAATAA CATGGAAAACCTTAGCAGGGAAAAGAAGTTGTTGTATGTTAGTTTATACTTCCTGATATGGGGAGAAGCTGCCAACATTAGGTTCCTTCCAGAATGTTTGTGTTACATATTTCATCAT ATGGCAAGAGAATTAGAGGAGATATTACGGCAGCCTATTGCACAGTCTGCCAAGAGCTGTATTTCACCTGATGGAGTTTCATTTCTCAGTCAACTTATTTTTCCTCTGTATGATGTAATTGCAGCT GAAGCTGCTAACAATGACAATGGTCGTGCACCACATTCAGCTTGGAGAAACTATGATGATTTCAACGAGTTCTTTTG gtCTCTTCGTTGCTTTCAGCTGGGTTGGCCTTGGATGCTTAGCTCACCATTTTTCACAAAGCCTAGCAAGAATACAATG GGCATACTATCTTCCGGTGGAAGCAAGCATTATGGGAAAACATCTTTTGTGGAACACCGAACTTTTCTTCATCTTTATCATAGTTTCCATCGACTCTGGATCTTTCTTTTTATGATGTTTCAG GGATTAACAATCATTGCCTTCAATAATGGTGTGAATTCGACGACAATTAAGCAGGTTCTTAGCCTAGGTCCTACTTATGTTGTGATGAAGTTTATAGAAA GTGTTCTAGATATCCTCATGATGTATGGAGCATTTTCAACATCACGTCGATCAGCTGTTACCCGAATATTTGGTCGTTTTCTATGGTTTTCAGTTGCTTCTTTTGCTGTCTGCTATTTTTATAT TAAAGCACTGCAAGATGGTTCCAGTTCTGCTGCTTTCAGAATATATATCTTTATGATTGGAATTTATGCTGCATATAATCTCTTCATTGGCTTCCTTGTGAGAATTCCATTCTGTCATCGCCTAACGGATTTATGTTATCGTTGGCGTATTGTGCGTCTAGTGAGATGGCTGCACCAA GAACATTACTATGTTGGACAGGGCATGTATGAGAGGACTATTGACTATATTAA ATATGTACTTTTCTGGTTGGTCATTCTTGGCGGGAAGTTTTCATTTGCCTATTTTCTCCAG ATCAAGCCACTTGTATCACCAACTAAAACTATTGTCAATTTTCGGGACTTGCAATACTCATGGCATGATCTGATGTCTCGGA ACAATCATAATGCACTGACGATTCTTAGCCTATGGGCACCTGTTTTTGCTGTAAGTGTTGTTCTTATATGTTGTTTCCTTTG CTTCCTGCTGCAAATTGCTGCTTTCGAGCACCATTATGGAAAGAACAAAAGTTACCCTGTCCTTGTTGGTTTTCTTATGAACCATTTTCTTGCTGATTTGTTGACCATGTTAATGAACTACTTTCGTTACCTCACTGATGTTTATCGTGGAGTGAAAACATAG